In Saccharicrinis fermentans DSM 9555 = JCM 21142, a genomic segment contains:
- the porV gene encoding type IX secretion system outer membrane channel protein PorV encodes MNNYFMRNRYSRTLIILSFFVISAVRVSAQDEVKEAFPRTATPFLTITPDSRGGSMGDVGAATSPDIYSQYWNSSKYAFLDQEMGVSLSYTPWLRDLVDDINLYYLTFFRRIDKKQTVSASLRYFSLGSIYFTDEAGDRTAEGKPNEFAIDAAYALMLSDHISGSVAFRYIRSDINNGTRTEAGLPGNAFAADLNFFYLNQVKWGGREGDLSAGINISNVGSKISYDDGGTQEFLPTNLRIGGAYNVEIDKYNKVGFSLDVNRYMVAKNEVGEDKSELSVPASFFQSFGDFAVEDLRISVGGEYWYNEQFAIRAGYYHEDELIGNRKFATAGAGLKFNMFTFDASYIISVSQNNPLANTIRFSLGFNLDEMGK; translated from the coding sequence ATGAACAATTATTTTATGCGTAACAGATATAGTAGAACGTTAATTATATTATCGTTTTTTGTGATCTCAGCAGTTAGGGTTAGTGCGCAGGATGAGGTGAAAGAAGCTTTTCCACGTACAGCAACACCATTTTTAACCATTACACCCGACTCTAGAGGTGGTTCTATGGGTGATGTAGGAGCAGCTACTTCTCCGGATATCTATTCGCAATATTGGAATTCATCTAAATATGCCTTCTTGGATCAGGAAATGGGAGTGTCTCTTTCTTATACACCATGGTTAAGGGATCTGGTAGATGATATTAACTTGTACTACTTGACTTTCTTTCGTCGTATTGATAAAAAGCAAACGGTAAGTGCTTCGTTGAGGTATTTTTCCTTGGGTTCTATTTATTTTACAGATGAAGCAGGTGACAGAACAGCAGAAGGTAAACCCAACGAATTTGCCATTGATGCCGCCTATGCTTTGATGTTGTCGGATCATATATCGGGCTCGGTTGCCTTTAGGTACATACGCTCTGATATTAATAATGGAACAAGAACGGAGGCCGGACTTCCAGGAAACGCCTTTGCCGCTGATTTAAACTTTTTTTATTTGAACCAAGTGAAGTGGGGTGGACGAGAAGGTGATCTTTCGGCTGGTATTAATATTTCAAACGTGGGTTCGAAAATATCATACGATGATGGCGGAACACAGGAGTTCTTACCTACCAATTTAAGAATCGGAGGTGCCTATAATGTTGAAATAGACAAGTATAATAAAGTGGGTTTTTCGTTGGATGTGAATCGTTATATGGTGGCTAAAAATGAAGTAGGTGAAGATAAAAGTGAGCTTTCTGTTCCTGCATCTTTTTTTCAGTCCTTTGGTGATTTTGCTGTGGAAGATCTACGAATATCAGTGGGGGGAGAATACTGGTACAACGAGCAATTTGCCATTAGAGCCGGTTATTATCACGAAGATGAGTTGATTGGAAATAGGAAGTTTGCCACCGCCGGTGCAGGTCTTAAGTTTAATATGTTCACTTTTGATGCATCCTATATTATTTCTGTATCGCAGAATAATCCATTGGCCAATACCATTCGTTTTTCCTTGGGGTTCAATTTGGATGAGATGGGGAAATAA
- the ispF gene encoding 2-C-methyl-D-erythritol 2,4-cyclodiphosphate synthase encodes MKIRVGFGYDVHKLGVGEELWIGGIHVPHSKGSIGHSDGDVLIHAICDALLGAANMRDIGFHFPDTSDDYKGIDSKILLKRTIEIIRNKGFEIGNIDSTICLEKPKLKYLIPEMQSVLANVLSIDSEDIAIKATTTEKLGFVGTQEGIAAYATVLIQKD; translated from the coding sequence ATGAAGATAAGAGTAGGTTTTGGCTATGATGTGCATAAACTAGGTGTGGGAGAGGAGTTGTGGATTGGTGGTATCCACGTTCCGCACTCAAAAGGATCTATTGGGCATTCTGATGGTGATGTGCTGATACATGCGATTTGTGATGCATTGCTGGGTGCCGCTAATATGCGTGATATAGGTTTTCATTTTCCGGATACTTCCGACGATTATAAGGGGATTGATAGTAAAATACTACTGAAAAGAACCATTGAGATAATACGGAACAAAGGATTCGAGATCGGTAATATTGATAGTACTATATGCCTCGAAAAACCCAAGTTAAAGTATTTGATTCCTGAAATGCAATCAGTTTTGGCCAATGTGTTGTCAATAGATTCGGAGGATATTGCCATAAAAGCAACTACAACTGAAAAACTTGGGTTCGTGGGTACACAAGAGGGTATTGCTGCTTATGCCACCGTGTTGATACAAAAGGATTAA